One window of Leopardus geoffroyi isolate Oge1 chromosome B3, O.geoffroyi_Oge1_pat1.0, whole genome shotgun sequence genomic DNA carries:
- the PYGO1 gene encoding pygopus homolog 1: MSAEQEKDPISLKRVRGGDSGLDGLGGPGVQLGSPDKKKRKTNTQGPSFPPLSEYAPPPNPNSDHLVAANPFDDNYNTISYKPLPSSNPYLGPGYPGFGGYSTFRMPPHVPPRMSSPYCGPYSLRNQPHPFPQNPLGMGFNRPHAFNFGPHDNSSFGNPSYNNALSQNVNMPNQHFRQNPAENFNQIPPQNTNQVSNPDLASNFVPGNNSNFTSPLESNHSFIPPPNTFGQAKAPPQKQDFSQGTTKNTNQNSSAHPPHLNMDDTVNQSNIELKNVNRNSAVNQENSRSSTTEATNNSHANGTQNKPRQPRGAPDACTTEKSNKSSLHPSRHGHSSSDPVYPCGICTNEVNDDQDAILCEASCQKWFHRICTGMTETAYGLLTAEASAVWGCDTCMADKDVQLMRTRETFGPPAVGSDA, translated from the exons gtGGTGATAGTGGACTGGATGGGTTAGGAGGACCAGGTGTACAACTAGGAAGCCCAGATAAGAAAAAACGCAAGACAAATACACAG GGGCCTTCTTTTCCTCCATTGTCTGAGTATGCTCCACCACCGAATCCAAACTCTGACCATCTAGTGGCTGCTAATCCATTTGATGACAACTATAATACTATTTCCTATAAACCACTACCTTCATCAAATCCATATCTTGGCCCTGGTTATCCTGGCTTTGGAGGCTATAGCACATTCAGAATGCCACCTCACGTTCCTCCAAGAATGTCTTCCCCATACTGTGGTCCTTACTCACTCAGGAATCAGCCACACCCATTTCCTCAGAATCCTTTGGGCATGGGTTTTAATCGACCTCATGCTTTTAACTTTGGGCCACATGATAATTCAAGCTTTGGAAATCCATCTTATAATAATGCACTAAGTCAGAATGTTAACATGCCTAATCAACATTTTAGACAAAATCCTGCTGAAAACTTCAATCAGATTCCTCCACAGAATACTAACCAAGTATCTAACCCTGACTTGGCATCTAACTTTGTCCctggaaataattcaaattttactTCTCCATTAGAATCTAATCATTCTTTTATTCCTCCCCCAAACACTTTTGGTCAAGCAAAAGCACCACCCCAAAAACAAGACTTTAGTCAAGGAACAACCAAAAACACTAATCAAAATTCCTCTGCTCATCCACCTCACTTAAATATGGATGACACAGTGAATCAGAgtaatattgaattaaaaaatgttaatcgAAACAGTGCAGTAAATCAAGAGAATAGCCGTTCCAGTACCACAGAAGCTACAAATAACAGCCATGCAAATGGGACGCAGAATAAGCCACGACAACCTAGAGGTGCCCCAGATGCGTGCACCACTGAAAAAAGCAATAAATCCTCTCTCCACCCAAGCCGTCATGGCCATTCTTCTTCTGACCCAGTGTATCCTTGTGGAATTTGTACAAATGAAGTGAATGATGATCAGGATGCCATCTTATGTGAAGCCTCTTGTCAGAAATGGTTTCATCGGATCTGCACTGGAATGACTGAAACAGCTTATGGCCTTCTAACTGCAGAAGCATCAGCAGTATGGGGCTGTGATACCTGTATGGCTGACAAAGATGTCCAGTTAATGCGTACTCGAGAAACTTTTGGTCCGCCTGCAGTGGGCAGTGATGCTTAA